In Bacteroidales bacterium, a single genomic region encodes these proteins:
- a CDS encoding helix-turn-helix domain-containing protein — protein sequence METGKLIKELRIKKGMTQEELADKTEVSARTIQRIENGEVDPRAYTLQMIARALEVEYDLFVGNGPDEEDEIQLVNAINWLGILHFSGIIPLIFPTVLIWNYKKDKIKGMSEHYRDVISFQLKVWVGILACLWIYWKADNSIPLIMIFLGNALFVIFSTFKVVSGDSIKNIFDIKSDIKKLKS from the coding sequence ATGGAAACAGGAAAGCTAATAAAGGAATTAAGGATTAAAAAGGGGATGACCCAGGAAGAGCTGGCTGACAAGACAGAAGTCAGTGCCAGGACAATACAACGAATCGAGAACGGGGAAGTGGATCCGCGTGCATATACTCTTCAGATGATAGCCAGGGCTCTTGAAGTTGAATATGATCTGTTTGTAGGAAATGGACCTGATGAAGAAGATGAAATTCAGCTGGTTAATGCCATCAACTGGCTGGGAATTTTGCACTTCAGCGGTATCATACCTCTTATTTTTCCAACTGTACTGATATGGAATTATAAAAAAGACAAGATAAAGGGCATGTCTGAGCATTACCGCGATGTGATCAGCTTCCAGCTGAAAGTGTGGGTAGGAATACTTGCATGCTTATGGATCTACTGGAAAGCAGATAATTCCATTCCGTTAATCATGATTTTTCTCGGCAACGCCTTATTCGTAATATTCAGCACTTTCAAAGTTGTCTCAGGTGATTCCATTAAGAACATCTTTGACATCAAATCAGATATCAAAAAACTTAAAAGCTAA
- a CDS encoding DUF3795 domain-containing protein: MIQTVSFEKHLIAPCGMNCGTCLAYLRDKNKCPGCRTNSPDKAISVKACIVPKCSALQETTSKFCYECEKFPCKRIKDLDKRYSTKYRTSFIENLTMIKEKGLDRFLVFESKRRTCGHCGSVLSVHRDHCLKCNKTIN, encoded by the coding sequence ATGATCCAGACCGTATCTTTTGAAAAACATCTCATCGCACCATGCGGGATGAATTGCGGCACCTGCCTTGCATATCTCCGGGACAAAAACAAATGTCCGGGATGCAGGACAAACTCTCCGGATAAGGCTATCTCAGTTAAAGCATGCATAGTACCCAAATGCAGCGCTCTTCAGGAAACAACTTCAAAATTCTGCTATGAGTGTGAAAAATTTCCCTGCAAAAGGATCAAAGACCTCGATAAAAGGTACAGTACTAAATACCGGACAAGCTTTATTGAGAATCTGACAATGATAAAAGAAAAAGGACTAGACAGATTTCTTGTTTTTGAATCAAAACGCAGAACCTGCGGCCACTGCGGATCAGTTCTAAGTGTGCATCGCGACCATTGTCTCAAATGCAATAAAACCATAAATTAA
- a CDS encoding SRPBCC family protein, whose product MNKNRLLCIFLTLLLSSHLQAQSWNFIKEKDSIKIYTRAEAGKSLKSYRGVTDINAPVEKIFTVMEDVNNTDWWDKNLTQINVLLYEKNKRARYYLVYDLPVPVTDRDLCVDVTVTINKITDERIIDAVALNGVIPEKDKLIRITEYRQTWTITPIGKDQTHVVLEGFLDPAGAVPDWLSNMLLTDTPFKAIRGLREKMTTNGAEGKRQRSE is encoded by the coding sequence ATGAACAAAAACCGCCTCCTCTGCATCTTCCTCACACTCCTGCTTTCATCCCACCTCCAGGCCCAGTCTTGGAATTTTATTAAAGAGAAGGACAGTATAAAAATATATACCCGTGCCGAGGCCGGTAAGTCGCTGAAATCCTACAGGGGTGTCACCGACATTAATGCCCCGGTTGAAAAGATCTTCACCGTGATGGAGGATGTTAACAATACCGACTGGTGGGACAAAAATCTCACTCAGATCAATGTACTGCTTTATGAAAAGAACAAAAGAGCACGGTACTACCTTGTTTATGATCTGCCGGTACCTGTTACCGACCGCGACTTATGCGTTGATGTTACTGTTACTATCAATAAGATTACCGATGAACGGATTATTGATGCTGTTGCCCTGAACGGAGTCATTCCGGAAAAGGATAAACTTATACGAATCACAGAGTACCGGCAGACCTGGACAATCACTCCAATTGGCAAGGATCAAACCCATGTTGTACTCGAAGGCTTTCTCGATCCCGCAGGAGCTGTCCCCGACTGGCTCTCCAACATGCTCCTTACCGACACCCCCTTTAAAGCTATCAGAGGACTCAGGGAGAAGATGACCACAAATGGCGCCGAAGGCAAACGACAGCGCAGCGAATGA
- a CDS encoding helix-turn-helix transcriptional regulator → MNLIAEFVKKRRKQLGLTQEEFAIKAGVALTVIRKIEQGKENLSLSKVNQVLIMFGQVLGPVNAKENETGRYKI, encoded by the coding sequence ATGAACTTAATAGCTGAGTTTGTTAAGAAAAGGAGGAAACAGTTGGGCCTTACACAGGAAGAATTTGCAATAAAAGCTGGTGTGGCATTAACTGTTATCAGAAAAATTGAGCAGGGCAAGGAGAACCTGAGTTTATCAAAAGTTAACCAGGTGTTAATAATGTTTGGTCAGGTTTTAGGCCCTGTAAATGCAAAAGAAAATGAGACAGGCCGTTATAAAATATAA
- a CDS encoding HipA N-terminal domain-containing protein, translating to MRQAVIKYNNIQAGVLRELESGEYEFAYDDHYIQNHPGLFITFKMPVTSMPYRSKRLFPFFDGLIPEGWLLKIASETWRINMNDRMGLLLACCQNSIGAVSVHPVTDNDDV from the coding sequence ATGAGACAGGCCGTTATAAAATATAATAACATACAGGCAGGAGTCCTGAGAGAACTTGAAAGTGGTGAGTATGAGTTTGCATATGACGATCATTATATTCAAAATCATCCGGGTCTGTTCATTACCTTCAAAATGCCGGTAACATCCATGCCGTACAGAAGTAAAAGACTATTCCCGTTTTTCGACGGGTTAATTCCCGAAGGATGGCTTTTGAAAATTGCTTCAGAAACATGGAGAATCAATATGAACGACCGGATGGGCCTCCTTTTAGCTTGTTGTCAGAATTCTATCGGAGCTGTAAGTGTTCACCCTGTAACAGATAACGATGATGTCTAG
- a CDS encoding HipA domain-containing protein yields MMSRCLYCYQKMDASIGDDYHPECIRAFYGTKYAPALPYRLDEMEKLAKEAVELSVTVPGVQPKISVGWIKTVLKDGHNGRLTIMDALEGMYILKPQNPKYKQMPENEHLSMKLAELFKINTVPSNMIRLASGELCYITKRIDRKKDNTRIHMIDFLQILELEDKYLGTMEIVGKTIGELSANTLMDKLRFFELSLFNFIIGNNDMHLKNFSMWLSEIGWVLSPAYDLLNVKIILPKDQDDTALLLGGKKNNFNKGYFDEFGKVLKLNDKQINSVYRNLNSWLTGAMQLIDISFLNENYKTQYKELITQRVRIFLPQ; encoded by the coding sequence ATGATGTCTAGGTGTCTGTATTGTTATCAGAAAATGGATGCATCAATTGGTGATGATTACCATCCTGAATGCATCAGAGCTTTCTATGGGACAAAGTATGCTCCGGCTTTGCCTTATCGCCTTGATGAGATGGAGAAACTGGCAAAGGAAGCTGTGGAGTTGTCTGTAACTGTTCCGGGAGTGCAGCCTAAAATATCTGTGGGCTGGATAAAAACGGTGCTGAAAGATGGTCATAACGGACGTTTAACAATTATGGACGCACTTGAAGGTATGTATATTTTAAAACCTCAGAATCCAAAATATAAACAGATGCCTGAGAATGAGCATCTGTCTATGAAACTGGCAGAACTGTTTAAAATCAATACCGTGCCTTCAAATATGATAAGATTAGCGTCGGGTGAATTGTGCTACATAACAAAACGCATCGACAGGAAAAAGGACAACACCAGAATACATATGATTGATTTTCTTCAGATACTTGAATTGGAAGACAAGTATTTGGGAACCATGGAGATTGTTGGTAAAACAATTGGAGAGCTATCGGCGAATACCTTAATGGATAAACTTCGGTTTTTTGAACTATCCCTGTTCAATTTTATTATAGGCAATAATGATATGCACTTAAAAAATTTCTCCATGTGGTTGTCAGAAATTGGTTGGGTTTTATCGCCGGCTTACGATTTATTAAATGTAAAAATCATCCTGCCAAAGGATCAGGATGACACCGCATTGTTGTTGGGAGGGAAGAAGAACAATTTCAATAAGGGGTATTTTGATGAGTTTGGAAAGGTCCTGAAATTAAACGACAAACAAATCAACTCTGTTTACAGGAATCTGAACTCGTGGCTAACCGGTGCCATGCAACTGATAGATATCTCGTTTCTAAATGAGAATTATAAAACCCAATACAAGGAATTAATTACACAGCGGGTGAGAATTTTTTTACCACAGTGA
- a CDS encoding NAD(P)-binding domain-containing protein translates to MKKIGILGSGEVGKTLASGLSKLGYSVMLGSEDKAKRDSLKSETGINTGTFAETASFGDLVILSVKGSAAEKVVKSLAGVVTGKTVIDTTNPIADKPPVNGVLQFFTSLDESLMERLQRLVPGAHFVKAFSCVGNPFMISPAFESKPSMFICGNNDQAKKEVGELLSKAGWETEDMGQVESARAIEPLCMLWCIPGIRENKWSHAFKLMKKGV, encoded by the coding sequence ATGAAAAAGATCGGTATATTAGGCTCAGGCGAGGTGGGAAAAACACTCGCAAGCGGTTTATCAAAGCTCGGTTACTCAGTAATGCTGGGCTCGGAAGATAAAGCTAAAAGAGATTCTTTGAAGAGTGAGACAGGTATTAATACAGGCACATTTGCTGAAACTGCGTCATTCGGTGATCTTGTTATTCTCTCAGTCAAAGGTTCTGCTGCAGAAAAAGTAGTTAAATCACTTGCCGGAGTTGTTACGGGAAAAACAGTGATTGACACCACTAACCCTATTGCCGACAAGCCTCCTGTAAACGGGGTGCTGCAATTCTTCACCAGTCTCGATGAGTCACTTATGGAAAGGCTGCAGAGACTCGTGCCCGGTGCACATTTCGTAAAAGCCTTCAGCTGCGTAGGCAACCCTTTTATGATTAGTCCGGCATTCGAATCAAAACCCTCGATGTTCATCTGCGGTAATAATGACCAGGCGAAGAAAGAGGTTGGTGAACTGCTCAGCAAAGCGGGCTGGGAGACTGAAGATATGGGACAGGTCGAATCAGCCAGGGCTATCGAACCACTGTGCATGCTATGGTGCATACCAGGTATCAGGGAAAACAAATGGTCACATGCGTTTAAGTTGATGAAGAAGGGCGTATAG